TGCATCCCATCTCATGGACCATAAAttggtatcgccatctcgcggtaGGAAACGAACTAATTTTAGTTAAGATAGCATGGAACAGAACCCTCGGAAGTTTTGctctagtggcgccatcggtgggaaaacgcttAAGtatgtagtgaaaatagttcccgcCGTTTTtataagatggcgccaccgacacctttcaattaattatcctttttttctgttttaaatacataattaatacgaatctttgctttataacactttaatatatcatttcaATATATGGATTAAACATATATCTACTTTTACGTAAATATCTAGGTCTGTAAATTTAGACTGCGGACATATAATaactatttgtaataaatgtaacgTAAACGCATTTTCCCTAAAAATagcttcaatttaaataaaataatgaatgtaTAAAGTAAAGACACGATAAGAGCTAGtgttaatatgtaaaatttatcatttttatgaacgGTTATCTAATACAGCAACCCTTAAATTGCggggcgccatctagcagcaATAGcgagaactattttcactacaaacttgggcgttttcccaccgatggcgccactagagCAAAACTTCCGAGGGTTCTGTTCCAAGCTATCTTACCTAAAATTAGTTCGTTTCCtaccgcgagatggcgataccaTTTTATGGTCCATGAAATGGAATGCATCCCCTAAGAATATAATATCAAACTGAAAGTACGATcccataattataatttatgtaataaataggAACCCCTCTaactataaattatacaataaatacgACACCCTAATTATAAGactcaaaatatattattaggaTAAGAAAACATTGTATATAACTGAACATGcaacgaatataaacaatttcatatgtacaatctataatattaaatgtaccAATGTATCCGCAGGGATCTAAGgcatatcaataaaaaaagaaagcctCTCCACAAGAAAGCCGTGCAGAACGTGGCTGCTGAAAATACAGCATTCGGTGGGCACTTGATGCGCAACTCATCCTTCGCTAAAAGTAAACCGCATGCGCGATAGATCCATGTACTGTCATAATCAAAAGTTACTTTACTGTCGTACTATTTGCACTGTGCTTGGAAGGGCGGTATTTCGACATTTTCGTGGcttaatttttcgaaagaacTGAACCACAAGAACAGGACTGGCTAGAAATTTATCCTCTTCCTCAGGCTCAGAGGACGTTTCAGTATTAATATAGTTCAGTGGCGTAACCCATCGTCCATTCGATACATCGATATATCGAAGGCgggaaaaattcaaacgctCGAAGGAGCGCGCGCAACGAGGAcggataataaaaaattgtcgagaTAGGACGAAACAAGGGGACGATAGTGTTCCCATTGTAGTATGGTGTTTACCAGCGGAGTGTCGGTTACGTGGTCGACAGGAAACAGGAACGGAATTCTTTCGAGCCGAGAATAGCATTAAGGGAGGCGGAGATCGCGTTTCGTTAGTAGTCAGTACGGTGAGGAGCGATCGACCAGTGAAGAGCCGGGATAAAATCGGGACGACAGCCAACAAGGCGACAAGCAATTATAGAATTGGATTGGATCGAGGAGTTCGAGGAGGCCCGCGACGCcggtttcgttttattttagctTAGCTTTCGAAGGCATCCGGTTGTGCATTCTCATAGCGGATCATCGCTACGATCACTAAGTGAGTGTTGTCCCCCTTTTTAAAACTACGATTGGTTATTTCCCTTGCCCGTTGCCCgctattaaataaaacgttgTTCGTCGACGAGCAACGAATGCGTCGCGAGGCGCTCGTTACGCGCGTCGGATTCATTTAATATCGCCGAACGACAGAGGGTGAAGTAAGTACTCACTATAACACAGTGATACCTCGATTCGGTGGATTCCTCGTTTATTGGATTCGAGATTTAACGGATCTAGCAGGATTCCGTGGTGTCGTCTCTCAGTTCCATTTTCTCTACGATATGTTACATTAGAGGTggagaattttttgaaaactgtGTCACACGAAACTGTACCGAGAGTTGGAGGTAATGTCCCTCGATGGAATTCAGATTTAGTGACCAAAATTTCTggaaatgattattttaaatagttgaTTAATCAATAGTGTTACTATCGTGAAAATGCGATTAATGGAcgaacgaacaaatttttcttgtatcgGCTCAGATACGTTCTTCCTCTTCTCGTACTTCATCTTCTCAAGTGGTGTCATTTTGCTGATTTTAACGCTTCAACTGTTGCGAGTTGCTTCTAGACGCGCCGTGAATGATCCTTTTGCGCCGTGTGTTGCAACATGACATACAACCTATGTTTACAGCTCTGTGTGTGCGTGAACCATGTACAATTCTCGTATATTTCTTCGTGGCCCCTAATCACCTCGATGCTGCAATAGGACATTAGAAAATATCACGaaggaaattttctttttgttcaaaagtgtcttgatttttcattatgtAATGAGGGAATTGAACACTACGCCGATTAGCAAATCTAATTTTGCTGCGACTTAAATTCTGCATCTTTAAACGTGTTCTTCGAACGTGTCTCgacagatttttcaaaaattttggaaattacTAGCTACTTGAAAAATAACTCAATCTTTTTCTCATGAAACAAAACCAAACGAAAATGATTGTATTCTTTGCAATTGTTTTGAATAAACGTGGGTTCTTAATGGCAGGGtcaaattggaaaatttaaagaaatgggAGTACGAGCTTGTCTGAGATTGCCAGTCCTCTTTACGagctattttaaaaaattggtgacgttttaaaattagaCGTATTAGACCTAATGCATCAGGCTGTTCCAAGTTTCTTTCTCGACTTAGACTCAGCTGTTTTGTttggtagtgtttatataaacgaTCTCATCTTTTAGATGTTGCTGTTATCCTTTCTAGTCATTGTTTAACTTTCGTGAAGGACATTTAATTCGCATTGAAAAGTTGCTCGCGCCATTTCGTGCgcttttcaataaaacatacGTTTACGTTGCTTCCTTTGTGCACCTAAACTCTATTCTAATATCGTTGTTAATGAATCATCGAAATCCGACAGATTCAAAAAGCCGACGAGGATCAACCGATAAAAGGGGAGAGAAACACCGATCGTCATCATGGAGGcgattaagaagaaaattgcgGCGCTGAAGATGGAGATGGACGCCGCGAACGAGAAGGTGGAGGCGAACGAGACCAAGGCGAGATCGGAGGACTTTCGAGCGGACAAGTTATTCGACGAGGTGAGGGATCTGCAGAAGAAGCTGGCCCAACTCGAGCGGGACTACGTGGTTGCCAAGGCCAATTTGGAGCAGTCCACCGCCGATCTGGAGCAATGCGAGAAATCTTACTCCAGGGTGCGCAGAGATTCTTAACAAACCTATCGAACGTTTCCCCTTAGACGTTTAtgcgattaattaattgcgTTCGTAGGCAGAGCAAGACCGGACCACGTTGACGAAGAGAGTGCAAGAAATCGAAGCGTCGCTCACGAAGAAGGAAGAGCTGCGTCTTTCTGCTCAGCTGAAGCTTGGACGTGCGACAGAACTCAACGATGATGCGGGGAGGTTCGCATcgagattgaaattttttaattaggattatgtttttatatatactttttattatgtGTCGTGGACTGTATCCGTTCTTCTTCCGTGAAGAAATCACGTTTCTTTCGCTTCTTTCtctatactttttaataattgtaattgttgaCAAAATCAGTTACTGTTTATTAGGCATGACTCGAGTTTACAAAGTAAACATGTCTTCACCGAGCTTTCTGTCATAAGAGAAAGAATGTTTTCATGAAACTAAAGtaattgcaaatataaaatattcgagaacATGGCAATTTGAGAAAATTCATAgattatagaaaatgtatgtaaGAGAAACATTCGAACTAAACAGTTCTGacttaaatgaaactttgtgcGAATGGAAAACATATTGAAGTATACGAAGAAcaacttcttcttcttcttcttcttcttataatcttataatatgtatttgcTTCGTTACTGGACTTGTGTTCTGCACGTAAAACTGCGACTGTAAatgcaaacgaaaaattgtcCTCGTTCGCAGAATGTGCAAAGTGTTGGAGGACAGAAGTCGGCTGGACGAGGAGCGCATGGAGAAGCTGATGCAGGAGCTGAAGGACGCCAGACTGATCGCTGAAGACGCGGACGCCAAGTCCGACGAAATATCCAAGAAGCTGCAATTCGTTGAAGAGGAATTGGAAGGGGCCGAGGAAAGAGTGAAAACCAGCGAGGCGTTTGTATAATTTCGTTACACTAATCTTTCCAGTAGCACCCGGTGATACTTTGCTTATGCGTATGAACGTTTCCACAGGAAAATCATCGAACGAGAGGACGAGCTGTTCATCGTGCAGAATATTGTCAAGTCCTTAGAAGTGTCCGAGGAGAAGGTAATTGACAAGGATAAGAATGCTTTCGGTCTCTATATGAAACGCAACGTTCTCCAATTTATCCTCTAGAACACAAATAAACAGGACTCTGTTGTTATTCAAACTCGTGGAGCATGAAAGACAGGAACGCGTCGATATTTCGTAAAACATCGAGTCTACAGAAAATTTGTGTAGAGCAtaaaagtttctaaatttaatttccgaTAACTTTTCTTCTAAACATTTTTGCTATAAATGCCGTGGTTCTAACTCATGGAGCATGAAAGACAGGAACGCGTCGATATTTCGTAAAACATCGAGTCCACAGAAAATTTGTGTAGAACATAaaagtttctaaattaaatttccgaTAACTTTTCTTCTAAACATTTTTGCTATAAATTCTGCGGTAAGCGAGATATTATTTCCTATATTCctatattcattttctataaaatcgaTGTTATCCGAAGTATCGACGCGTTCCTGTCTTTCATGCTCCACGagtttgaattctttttatgCTGAATATAAACCTCTAAGCGAGAATTTtccaatgtttacattttctcgGGTTTAGGTAACAAACAGAGCTACACATCACTTGTATAGAaggttaatatttaacaaactcTGTTTTATATTACTACACATAAAATTTCTCGATGCAGGCTAACCGACGAGTAGAGGACTTCAAGCTGCAACTGAAGGAACTGAAGAAGCAACTAAAGGCGGCCGACAAGCGTGCCATTTTGGCCGAGAGAACGGTGAAGAAGATGCTGAAGGAAGTGGACATGAAGGAAGGTAAGTTCGCGAGTCGAACGTGATGTTTCGGTCTACATAGTTGCGATGTGTTTCAGACGAGCTCagagaagaaaaggagaaatacAAGGCGGTCTGCGACGACATGGACGCCACGTTCGCCGAAATGACCGGATATTAAAGTCGCGGAAACGGACggagtttcatttattttattattctgtgCTTCTTTCGCTTGTTCGCTACACTTAACACGGACGCCATACTTCAGACTTTGTCCATCTGCGTCCAGCCAAGCTGACTTTTGATTCGATATAACGTATCGTGACACGTTTCGTAGCGCTTCCTACGAACATGCttcctaaaaataatttgctaaATAATTGCTAATCGCACGTAACGAGCGAACAAACGACGTACACCTGCTTGTTTCTTAATACAGAGAACGAAATGTAAGCTTTGCTAAGCCGCTTCGCTTCGCATAACACCTCGCCAAGGCTTCAAGATCGACGCTGTAGATCGAAAGTGGTCTCGAGAAGCGACAGTCCTTGTTTTCGATAGAATTGACGATAGATCAcctatttttctttcagagGTTCCGAAGAGGAGATCGTGATACATGAAAGCAAGCACGATACTGCGCCCCCTTTTTATCGTTGTATATCAAAtctgaattttcaataaattggtacttaacaaacaaacaaaaaaatatacaatcgTCTTCATTTCTTCTAAGTCCCTTAAACGAAAGAGTCTCGAGTAAAGGATTAAACATTCTGGGTATTTTTTTCGTAGCGAGCTTAAATGgaatcattaaattttgtgaaaaaattctatttaaaaccatcgaaataaaattaattcttttatattacgaatgcgttatttttaatcttagtAACTTTATAtagatttgttttatttacttttatcgtTTGTGGTGATATAgttcgatacaaaaatttgccgagaatgtaaaatatttgcgaTTTAACGCGACGAAATTGGAATGAATGTTTTCAGCAGCGCCTCGTCGAAATTCGCGCATCCGTTGGTCATTTAGTAGCAGCTTCGCGCGGATCGAGCGATCGCGAGAGCAGAAACGTCCGGAGAAGTCGAGGAATCCGTTTGTGTCTAACTAAAGAAACGGACGGTtcgtttcttttgcatttttacgAGTCTATAAAGCATTGTCCTCGCCGGTCACCGAGTGCAGTAACCCGCGAGCTTCGCTTTGAAAGACCGTAGGGCTCAGTAGCCCGCACGAATTTGATTTCTCAAACGCCAGTACGTAGAATTCCATAATTCTCACGAACAGGACGAAGCGTCACGTAGAAGTGTTGGAAGTGCCTTGAAATCATTGATATATCCGAAAGTGCATATCACTGAGGCAGTGACGAGGTGTCCACGAAACTGAAACGAGAAAACAAATTCGGACCCTCCTAatttttaactaatttttcattaagcATCTCTTTTATTCCGTCACGTACGTCTATACTAAtcgatttttcaacgtttctttCATTGATGATTAAACTTTGCTTTCGTTACACCATTGATGTATTATTTACACGACTAATACATTATATGATATATTGTTGAACGTGCTATTGAATACATTGTTAAATCTATTATAAAACTATATAGTTTAtatattggaaaatatactatgaaatatattatttatatattaattgtgtaatgaattaaaatgttgacagtaatatattttctcacgaAAAGCATTGTGCGATATTAATTATCCCGGAGTTCCAATAAGAAAACgcgatttaatattcattaaattgtattaaataataaaaactggACAAATGTTGCAGTTGTTCCGTAGCATCACAGATAATGAGtcaaggaaaatatttgaaaatttcagaacCTCCGAGAAAACAGTTCTATAACAGCTCAAAAAacaactaaaaaaataattcaattatacaaaaatatattgtttgttaACAAAGTAGAGTTTCTGTAATGCAACCGACGAACAAAGAAACCTATTAGTAATTTCAGTTTACGTTTTGTTTACTCTGGTAATTTCGTTAATACGATTGAATTTTCTCTGTCTCGATTTAGCATCGCGTCGAGACTCGGTGATCGATCGTTGCAGTTATGAACGCCATCAAGAAACGCCTGCAGACGCTGAAGATCGAGAAAGATCTGGCGATGGACAAGGCCGACATGTGCGATCAACAGGCGAAGGAGGCGAATCGACGAGAGGAAAAGCTGAGGGACGAGGTCCGAGAGTTGGCAAAGAAACTGGCACAGATGGAGCGCGACTTGCAGCTGAGCAAAGCCCAGTTGGAGAAGTCGATCAGAGACCTCGAGCAAAAAGAGAGCGTCTATATCGTGGTCGGTAATTTGTAACATGGTTCAAAATTAAAACCCGAATACtatacattcattttttagTAAGCTTTAAAATTGTAAGCTTGTAAAGTTGTAAGCTTGTAAAGTTGTTAGTATTCGGATAGGTATTTTTATTGggataattaatcgattatcAGTTGCTGTTTTTGATCATTATATAGtcaaattcgattttatttaattctgaatATTCATGTCTCCAATATCATTGACGTCCAATAGATTTAATTGTAAAGAATGTTGGGCTTCAAACTTcatcaataaaattcaatgaagTAGAAGcaatgataattaaaattaaaataggaataattgtacaaataatttcaatatcacgattttttaaaagctCCACCCTTTTCTTTTAACCATGTTTCACATTATTTCACATTTGATGATGTTTGAAGAACTCACGAATGATTAATAAAGAttgttattgatttttaacgaTAGACTCAGTCGGAGCTGGCGATTTTGAACAGAAAGATGCAGCAGTGCGTTCAGAACCTGGAAAAATCCGAAGAACGTCGTCTGACGGCGCAGACGAAGTTGGCGCAGGCGATGGAAACCGCGGAGGATGCGAAACGGTTTGTATGTGCATGTTTGCATGTGTTTCGATAGAAAATGTCAGAACAATAAAcgattattttacatatcgaACGCATTACGTACTAGTAATTTCTAATTGAGATATTTAGAACCGGAAATAATGCGTTTCAGTATTTGTAAAGTGTTGGAGAACAGAAGCAAGCAAGATGAAGAGAGGATGGACCAATTGATGGCACAGTTGAAAGAGGCGAGGCTCATCGCTGAAGACGCCGATTCAAAATCGGACGAGATCTCTCGAAAATTGGCCTTCGTTGAAGACGAATTGGAAGCCGCCGAGGAAAGAGTAAAATCGAGCGAGGCGTAAGTTCGCCGAGTCaacaattaaagaattattttcagataaaAGATGACAGTTCTACATATAACAGTAGTGAATTTTCAGAAAGATTATGGAACGAGAGGACGAGTTGTTCATCGTTGGTAACATATTGAAGTCGTTGGAAGTATCAGAAGAAAAGGTAATCTGTTTTtcgcaaatatatttaatataattaattgattaacACTTTGCGATATTTTGGGACTTTCGTAGGCCAATCAAAGGGTGGAGGAATTCAAATCGCAGTTAAAAGAGTTGAAAGCAAGACTGAAAACCGCCGAGAAGAGAGCCATCATCGCAGAAAAGATGGTCAAAGTATTCTCAAAAGAGCTGGATGCAAGAGAAGGTATATTTAaagattttccattttctttatacCTTTTATGGATGCATACACTTCATTTTCTTGCTCTTCAGACTTCCTCTtcagagaaaaagagaagtaCAAGTACATCTGCGACGACATGGACTCCACGTTCGCGGAACTTACCGGATATTAGTCGAATTTTTCTGATACCGATGtgtacatgaattttttttttttattaaaacttatATTTAAACTATCGTTTGGTCTTACGTCTCTGTTAATTTGATCTTTGTAGCCATTTTTATACGGTTTTTAAAAAGGTaccgtttttaaaattttaaaaaaggtaaCAGAGGATTTGTTATTAGAGTATACAGATTTCTCTAAAATGAACAGAAAATTCTTATAACTAAGCTTTTAACTCTTTACGAAGTTTACACTTGAAGAAGATGCTCCCAAAAGATAATTTCGTCGCAAGTTCTAGAATACTCCTTAAATTAAACCAGGGGAGggtttgaaataaatagtgGTCGAAGACAGAGTTGTTTTATAGTACTTTACAGgatatcaatttatttgatCGATTCTACGATCGACACAATGCTTCGAAACGCCACACCACCGACTTAATACAGTTTTCAGCTGTGGCAAGATGGCCGTGTCGCCTCGTTTGCTACGCGATCGCGCGAAACACGGAGGAAATTTACGATTCTCGACGTTTAATAGCGGACACGGCCACGCCACAGTGTAGAATCTCGATACGCAGGCACACCCTCGACATTCGCGCCATGATTtctctttcttcattttttacaaCGATGCTAGTAGcagttacaataataattgttcgTTTGATTTGCTCACTCCCCACGCCTTCGTCCCCTCGCGAACGCGAACAAACCGGCGACGTAACTTCGAGTCCGTCGATTAGAAACGTGCACcatttttacgttgtttcagtttgtgcaatttgttaaagtcattaaaattactttatatgcaaatgttatatattattttgtagcatTTGAAAAGCTCTTATCATATTTAATTAGTAGctacgttaatttatttatcgtttaatttttttccgttttagtaaaatcatggaaagttttgaaattcgagtacttttacgtCATTACTGGAACCAAGAGCTTAAAGCTACtcgatataatatttcttttttcctgcTTCAGTAGCTTCAATCTCTTGCTTCCGGTAGCGACACAAACgtactcgaatctcaaaaTCTTCCATAATTTTACtaacacgaaaaaaaaattaaacgatacgtAAAGTAATGTATCTAATATTTAAAGATGAAAGAGCTTTTCAAATGCTACAAAATGATACGTAACACttgcatataaagtaattttgtcttaaaaaaattgcacgaaCTTTTGGTTCACCCTAATAATTCACCAAAGATTTTCTTGCAAgcagatattaatgaaattgtataaatattcataaaggATCCAAGTGACAAGTAACACAGAGCACAACGATCGACTTTCAGACCTCgtttgttcgtttatttagTATGCATGCACCCCCATTTCGCATCACTATGTATTACACCAGTGTACTTTGAGACTTTTAAGcctttctctatttttttctggATTTCGAATGGTTCGAATCGTTAATTCACCTCTAAGTCGTATCATTTGGCTTCTGATATCTTTCCGTTGCGCATGATTACGTGAACGCGGGTGTAGTACAACGCGTTAAGTGTATTTCGAGGTGGTCCAAGTTACGTCActgctttaattaaaacgtaacGCTGTTCGCAGCATCGCGAGGAGATCGTTTGATCCAACGATGAACGCAGAGAAAATTATTGGCAGTAGGGTCACATGTGTCCGAGGAATCCCTGGCTCCTGTTCGGCACCGAGCAACGTATGTCGATGACATATAACTAAACGAAAGTTAACGACAAACTCGACGAACGCTTAACGTCGCAGTTAGAACTCTCCCATTGTTCTGCttacttaaaattattcaatttacaaaTATCCTTCATGTCTTCCATATACAAAACAATCTTCCCCTCATATAACGTCTTTCTTCAAGTGGAACACAGTGTCTTCAAGCTTGAACTGTTTCATGTCTTCACAGTTACACGTGTGTAATTATACACGATGAAATGTAGTCACAACAACACTTTACAAGTATCgccatgtatatttataaaagatttaCCACGATCTTCAGAGGTGAATCCACACTTCCAGATCAGTGATccctagactgcggatttatatgcatttataaaaaatttgaatgtgcaagaaattgcaaattgcacacagtatacaataatataaagaaatagtgaaagaaaattcatattgtCATATGTGcggagtaaaataaattcctatttaggttcaatttttgtaagtacgtttgcaaagatttgaTTTCTGCACAATAAATTCGgcataaaattcattttaaccttgattttttcaaagacaaacatttttcattaaattttattgctgTTATGTTGCTCGTCAAAAGGACGAAAAGTAGCCttaacgagaaaagaaaaggaagaaaatgagAGAATAGACTAAACGATGTACAGTAAAAACTCTAAGCTTCGTTAATGCCAACTTAGATCCACTTCAAGTTACCAAACGATTTTGCAAACTAGTTACAAACTGATGATAAATATATGGAGCTGAACGCGCACGCCCTGCACAAGCTTGTAAATACgcaaaatttgcaaataaatcgaCGCAAGCGTTCGTCGTCTGGgtgaaatttctttctaacGATACAACTATCCGCGCGGATATCTCGTCAGGGATCCAGGGATTCCCAGAATCGGAAAACAATCGGATATCGAAAGAACCTGGTTAAATGTACGCAGTCCTTGTTCAGCGGACGTCAGTCGGTCGGTGACCtaagaaaaaatgtacaaaaatgttgtcgtCCGATAAACGATACCCGCTTCCCGCACAGGATCTAACGAATCATAATCGAACTCTACGAGTTTGATTGACGTGCTTTCTCGTATATACACTCATGTATGTATCATATGTATGCGCTTACACGCGCTttaagtacatatatatatatatctatatatatatatttatataaatttatatatacgtatatctaTGCCATAGTCTTCGCAGTGTCGCGCACACTTCCGGGAACTTAGCTGTTCGAATCACTGAAAACAACGCGAAAATAAAGTCGTCGATAATCGTTCTCGAATTGCCACGATTCGTCGTCGAGCACGGATTTCGTAAAATACATCGAAAAAACGCTTCTAAGCCTACGGTCGATAGGAGATttcgtaaaattattgttaccGGAAACAGGAAGTTGGCCGCGGATATTTTTTGGCACTTTCGAGTAATCTGCGGAATGGCAGTGTCGTGGAAGTCTTGggaaccagagatgggcaaaattttgttcgttttatttttcttaaacggAATCTTTGCACTTTCacgtaaaattaatcaaacgtACATCTAACCatgtgtgttttattaaaaaaaaaaaacaaaattctttattctctTTCGGGAAACCCTTCAGTTCGTAATTTTTGCACGTTGTTTTTATCTAGTTAAGGAATTTGCCCATCTTTGGCGGGAACGTGATACAGATACGCGCTTAGAGGCTAAccgatgtttatttttactt
This portion of the Hylaeus volcanicus isolate JK05 chromosome 4, UHH_iyHylVolc1.0_haploid, whole genome shotgun sequence genome encodes:
- the LOC128874725 gene encoding tropomyosin-2-like, producing the protein MEAIKKKIAALKMEMDAANEKVEANETKARSEDFRADKLFDEVRDLQKKLAQLERDYVVAKANLEQSTADLEQCEKSYSRAEQDRTTLTKRVQEIEASLTKKEELRLSAQLKLGRATELNDDAGRMCKVLEDRSRLDEERMEKLMQELKDARLIAEDADAKSDEISKKLQFVEEELEGAEERVKTSEAKIIEREDELFIVQNIVKSLEVSEEKANRRVEDFKLQLKELKKQLKAADKRAILAERTVKKMLKEVDMKEDELREEKEKYKAVCDDMDATFAEMTGY
- the LOC128876030 gene encoding tropomyosin-1-like isoform X1, translated to MNAIKKRLQTLKIEKDLAMDKADMCDQQAKEANRREEKLRDEVRELAKKLAQMERDLQLSKAQLEKSIRDLEQKESVYIVTQSELAILNRKMQQCVQNLEKSEERRLTAQTKLAQAMETAEDAKRICKVLENRSKQDEERMDQLMAQLKEARLIAEDADSKSDEISRKLAFVEDELEAAEERVKSSEAKIMEREDELFIVGNILKSLEVSEEKANQRVEEFKSQLKELKARLKTAEKRAIIAEKMVKVFSKELDAREGIFKDFPFSLYLLWMHTLHFLALQTSSSEKKRSTSTSATTWTPRSRNLPDISRIFLIPMCT
- the LOC128876030 gene encoding tropomyosin-2-like isoform X2 — encoded protein: MNAIKKRLQTLKIEKDLAMDKADMCDQQAKEANRREEKLRDEVRELAKKLAQMERDLQLSKAQLEKSIRDLEQKESVYIVTQSELAILNRKMQQCVQNLEKSEERRLTAQTKLAQAMETAEDAKRICKVLENRSKQDEERMDQLMAQLKEARLIAEDADSKSDEISRKLAFVEDELEAAEERVKSSEAKIMEREDELFIVGNILKSLEVSEEKANQRVEEFKSQLKELKARLKTAEKRAIIAEKMVKVFSKELDAREDFLFREKEKYKYICDDMDSTFAELTGY